A single region of the Candidatus Parcubacteria bacterium genome encodes:
- the rplX gene encoding 50S ribosomal protein L24, with protein sequence MNIKKGDKVIVIAGKDKGKSGEVIRAFPRASKVVVAGVSVAKRHEKSRKGKQKGQVVEIPMPIHVSNVMILDPQKNTRTRVSTKREKGTAVRVTKKSGAELK encoded by the coding sequence ATGAATATCAAGAAAGGGGACAAGGTCATAGTGATTGCAGGAAAGGACAAAGGTAAGTCCGGCGAGGTGATTCGCGCCTTCCCTCGCGCAAGCAAGGTGGTGGTCGCTGGCGTCTCTGTCGCCAAGCGCCACGAGAAGAGCCGTAAGGGTAAGCAGAAGGGTCAGGTGGTAGAGATCCCCATGCCGATTCATGTTTCTAACGTGATGATCCTCGACCCTCAGAAGAACACCCGTACCCGTGTGTCTACCAAGCGTGAGAAGGGCACAGCCGTGCGTGTGACTAAGAAGAGCGGCGCAGAACTCAAATAA
- the rplV gene encoding 50S ribosomal protein L22 — protein sequence MKASLQNYRQSPRKVRLVASLLKGKGVDAAVVHLNFLMKRAALPIRKLIESAVANAVAQGASREALVIKKLVVDKGLVLRRSMPRARGSASPIKKRSSHVVVELGTR from the coding sequence ATGAAAGCCTCTCTTCAGAACTATCGCCAGTCTCCGCGCAAAGTGCGCCTCGTGGCCTCTCTCCTCAAGGGGAAGGGTGTGGATGCTGCGGTAGTACACCTCAACTTCCTGATGAAGCGCGCTGCGCTCCCCATCAGGAAGCTCATCGAGTCCGCTGTCGCGAACGCAGTAGCGCAGGGGGCTTCCCGCGAGGCGCTCGTCATAAAGAAGCTCGTCGTCGACAAGGGTCTGGTGCTGCGCCGCTCCATGCCGCGTGCACGTGGATCCGCGAGCCCGATCAAGAAGCGCTCTTCGCACGTCGTCGTGGAGCTCGGCACCCGTTAA
- a CDS encoding 30S ribosomal protein S5 codes for MRDRRGPRRGGPRREERVKPEFDQKILTMRRVTRVVAGGRRFSFSVALVAGNRKGMVGVGLGKAGDTALAIEKAFRDAKKNMVTLPLTKTHSIPHDVEIKYASARVLLMPAPGRGLIAGGAVRAVLEFAGAKDVAGKILSRSKNDLNNARAAVLALSSLRLRRAK; via the coding sequence ATGCGCGACCGCCGTGGTCCTCGCCGTGGTGGTCCTCGCCGCGAAGAGCGCGTGAAGCCGGAGTTCGACCAGAAGATACTCACCATGCGCCGCGTAACCCGCGTGGTCGCTGGCGGCCGCCGCTTCAGCTTCTCCGTAGCTCTCGTCGCGGGTAACCGCAAGGGCATGGTGGGCGTAGGTCTCGGCAAGGCAGGGGACACCGCCCTCGCCATCGAGAAGGCTTTCCGTGATGCTAAGAAGAACATGGTCACTCTTCCTTTGACCAAGACTCATTCCATCCCGCACGATGTGGAGATCAAGTACGCCTCCGCGCGCGTCCTCCTCATGCCCGCTCCGGGCCGCGGTCTCATCGCTGGCGGCGCAGTGCGCGCGGTGCTTGAGTTTGCTGGCGCCAAGGATGTCGCAGGCAAGATCCTCTCGCGCAGCAAGAACGACCTTAACAACGCACGTGCTGCGGTGTTGGCTCTTTCTTCGCTTCGCCTTCGCCGCGCTAAATAA
- a CDS encoding type Z 30S ribosomal protein S14: MAKTSVTVRASRTPKFASRVVRRCFKCSRKRAFMRDFNLCRICFRELANQGKLPGVKKSSW; this comes from the coding sequence ATGGCCAAAACCTCAGTTACAGTAAGAGCGAGCAGGACGCCGAAGTTCGCTTCGAGGGTCGTTCGCCGTTGCTTCAAATGTTCTCGTAAGCGCGCCTTCATGCGTGACTTCAATCTCTGCCGTATCTGCTTCCGCGAGCTCGCCAATCAGGGCAAGCTTCCTGGCGTTAAGAAATCTTCATGGTAG
- the rpsH gene encoding 30S ribosomal protein S8, producing MVADPIADLINRLKNASAIKKESVSVPFSNLKFEIASLLSREGFVSSVERRGKKVKKYIDVALKYTNGEPGLHGAERVSRLSKRVYFKVSDIKPVKHGHGALVLSTPKGLMTDKEARKEKVGGEALFKIW from the coding sequence ATGGTAGCCGACCCTATCGCAGACCTCATCAACCGCCTCAAGAACGCCTCCGCTATAAAAAAGGAGTCGGTGTCGGTGCCGTTTTCCAATCTTAAGTTCGAGATCGCGAGCCTCCTCTCCCGCGAGGGCTTCGTATCCTCCGTCGAGCGCCGCGGCAAGAAGGTCAAGAAGTATATCGATGTCGCTTTGAAGTACACCAATGGTGAGCCGGGCCTCCATGGCGCAGAGCGCGTCTCCCGCCTCTCGAAGCGCGTCTACTTCAAGGTCTCCGACATCAAGCCGGTGAAGCATGGCCATGGCGCCTTGGTGCTCTCGACCCCGAAGGGTCTCATGACCGACAAGGAAGCCCGCAAGGAGAAGGTCGGCGGCGAAGCTCTCTTCAAAATCTGGTAA
- the map gene encoding type I methionyl aminopeptidase, whose translation MALIKSPEEIEILREAGKILASVVEEVKGACRPGVSTLELDALTARLMRERGGEPALVGYQPEGADRPYPATLCVSVNNEVVHGIPTAQQILKEGDIVGLDTVLKYKGLFIDMAMTVGVGDISEQDQKLMRVTQSALSAAIEVCRAGNTVNDIGCAIEKVVKKSGFGLVEDLGGHGVGHAVHEEPYIQNYCVKGSGTKLRPGMVLALEPIVNAGSMQVVLDKKDGYTYRTRDGKRSAHFEHSVLVTDGDPEILTLV comes from the coding sequence ATGGCGCTCATTAAATCCCCGGAGGAGATAGAGATACTGCGCGAAGCGGGTAAGATCCTCGCCTCCGTGGTCGAGGAAGTGAAGGGCGCCTGCCGTCCCGGCGTCTCTACGCTCGAACTCGACGCACTCACCGCTCGTCTCATGCGGGAGAGAGGCGGAGAGCCCGCGCTTGTCGGTTATCAGCCGGAGGGTGCGGATCGTCCGTATCCTGCGACGCTCTGCGTATCTGTGAACAATGAGGTCGTCCACGGAATACCGACCGCACAGCAGATTTTGAAAGAAGGGGATATTGTCGGTCTGGATACCGTTCTCAAATACAAAGGGTTGTTTATAGACATGGCGATGACGGTGGGAGTGGGGGATATCTCAGAACAGGATCAGAAGCTCATGAGAGTAACGCAAAGCGCGCTCTCTGCTGCGATCGAGGTCTGTCGCGCGGGTAATACCGTGAACGACATCGGCTGCGCCATCGAGAAGGTGGTCAAGAAGAGCGGCTTCGGCCTGGTAGAAGACCTGGGGGGCCATGGGGTTGGCCACGCTGTGCATGAAGAGCCGTACATACAGAATTACTGCGTCAAAGGATCAGGGACGAAACTGCGTCCAGGTATGGTGCTCGCGCTCGAGCCGATTGTGAATGCGGGCTCCATGCAGGTGGTTCTTGATAAGAAGGATGGCTACACCTACCGCACACGGGACGGCAAGAGAAGCGCCCACTTCGAACACAGTGTTTTGGTAACGGATGGGGATCCGGAGATACTCACGCTAGTTTAA
- the rplP gene encoding 50S ribosomal protein L16 — MLFPKKVKHRKWQTSRRNDKRVWTETRGTTMAFGSYGLKAIASARVRSNQLEASRKVIARAIGKVGKMWTRVFPDFPYTGKPAEVGMGKGKGDLQGYQVEVKPGRILFEVDGLTLKEAQEALRKAGAKLPVKTKVVARS; from the coding sequence ATGTTGTTTCCTAAGAAAGTTAAGCATCGCAAGTGGCAGACCTCGCGTCGCAATGACAAGCGCGTCTGGACCGAGACGCGTGGCACCACCATGGCCTTCGGCTCCTACGGCCTCAAGGCTATCGCTTCTGCCCGCGTGCGTTCCAACCAGCTCGAGGCTTCCCGTAAGGTGATCGCCCGCGCCATCGGCAAGGTCGGCAAGATGTGGACCCGTGTGTTCCCGGATTTCCCGTACACCGGGAAGCCTGCGGAGGTGGGCATGGGTAAGGGCAAGGGAGATCTTCAGGGCTACCAGGTCGAGGTGAAGCCGGGCCGCATCCTCTTCGAGGTCGACGGTCTCACCCTGAAGGAGGCGCAGGAGGCGCTTCGTAAGGCCGGAGCCAAGCTCCCGGTAAAGACCAAGGTGGTCGCTCGCTCCTAG
- the rplE gene encoding 50S ribosomal protein L5, with translation MKKTSNKQEETYAALKEKAGYTNVMQTPRLEKIVVSVGVGSLKDKKKLELIANRLSTITGQKVAIRVAKKSIASFKSRQGETVGYQVTLRGKRMEGFLSKLLNISLPRTKDFRGISASIVDDMGNATLGIKENSIFPETADEDLKDVFGMSITVVTTAKNRQEATAYLEHLGFPFRKETTA, from the coding sequence ATGAAAAAGACCTCCAACAAGCAGGAAGAGACCTACGCCGCCCTCAAGGAGAAGGCGGGCTATACCAACGTGATGCAGACTCCTCGCCTCGAGAAGATTGTGGTCTCGGTTGGCGTCGGTTCCTTGAAGGATAAGAAGAAGCTTGAGCTCATCGCTAACCGCCTCTCTACCATCACTGGCCAGAAGGTCGCTATTCGTGTCGCTAAGAAGTCCATCGCCTCCTTCAAGAGCCGCCAGGGTGAGACCGTGGGTTACCAGGTCACTCTCCGTGGTAAGCGCATGGAGGGCTTCCTCTCCAAGCTCCTCAATATCAGCCTTCCGCGCACTAAGGACTTCCGCGGAATCTCGGCCTCCATCGTGGATGACATGGGGAATGCGACCCTCGGGATCAAGGAGAATTCCATCTTCCCGGAGACCGCGGACGAGGACCTCAAGGATGTCTTCGGTATGTCCATCACGGTGGTCACGACCGCCAAGAACAGACAGGAGGCGACCGCGTACTTGGAGCACCTCGGATTCCCGTTCCGTAAGGAAACTACGGCTTAA
- a CDS encoding uL15 family ribosomal protein: MQLHSLKRTHENKKKRYVGRGGKRGKTSGRGTKGQLARSGRKLRPELRDIIKKLPKLRGRGKNSFKSTVVKPVTVTLSAIDKRFAAGEAVSPKTLSEKKLLLRLGGKNATVKVVGGTLSKALSFSGLSLSASARKEVESKGGSVAA; the protein is encoded by the coding sequence ATGCAACTTCACTCCCTCAAGCGGACTCATGAGAATAAGAAGAAGCGCTACGTCGGACGCGGCGGTAAGCGTGGTAAGACCTCTGGTCGTGGTACCAAGGGTCAGCTCGCTCGCTCTGGTCGCAAGCTTCGCCCGGAACTCCGCGACATCATCAAGAAGCTCCCGAAGCTCCGCGGACGCGGCAAGAACTCCTTCAAGTCGACCGTCGTGAAGCCGGTGACGGTCACTCTCTCTGCTATCGACAAGCGCTTTGCTGCAGGGGAGGCCGTATCTCCGAAGACTCTCTCCGAGAAGAAGCTCCTCCTCCGTCTCGGCGGGAAGAATGCCACTGTGAAGGTGGTGGGTGGCACCCTCTCCAAGGCTCTCTCCTTCTCTGGTCTCTCTCTTTCCGCTTCTGCGCGCAAAGAGGTAGAATCGAAGGGCGGCTCGGTGGCTGCTTAA
- the rpsC gene encoding 30S ribosomal protein S3 codes for MSHTVHPYSHRLGIIRDWKSRWFGMGAQYRRFLKADVTLRTYLEKRLKGMYVSDIEIERGEKTMRLIIKTSRPGMLIGRNGEGSEKLRKDLIALIDKQKLEKPKDFKIDIEEIRSPESNAKIVSYMIIEGLVKRMPYRRVLKQSVEKVMANRDVLGVRMVVSGRLGGADIARTEELKKGRVPLQTFRADIDYAEERAIMPYGTIGIKVWIYKGDIFDKDKNVR; via the coding sequence ATGTCACATACCGTACATCCTTACTCGCACCGCCTCGGCATCATCCGTGATTGGAAGAGCCGTTGGTTCGGCATGGGCGCCCAGTACCGCCGCTTCCTCAAGGCGGACGTCACTCTGCGCACCTACCTGGAGAAGCGTCTCAAGGGCATGTACGTGAGCGATATCGAGATCGAGCGCGGCGAGAAGACCATGCGCCTCATCATCAAGACCTCCCGCCCTGGTATGCTCATCGGCCGCAACGGCGAAGGTTCTGAGAAGCTCCGCAAGGACCTCATCGCTCTCATTGATAAGCAGAAGCTCGAGAAGCCTAAGGATTTCAAGATCGACATCGAAGAGATTCGCTCCCCGGAATCGAACGCCAAGATCGTGAGCTACATGATCATCGAGGGCCTGGTGAAGCGCATGCCGTACCGCCGTGTGCTCAAGCAGTCCGTGGAGAAGGTCATGGCCAACCGCGATGTGCTCGGTGTGCGTATGGTCGTCTCCGGCCGTCTCGGCGGCGCGGACATCGCGCGCACGGAGGAGCTCAAGAAGGGCCGCGTGCCGCTCCAGACCTTCCGCGCGGATATCGATTACGCAGAAGAGCGCGCCATCATGCCGTACGGCACCATCGGTATCAAGGTGTGGATCTACAAGGGCGACATCTTTGATAAGGATAAGAACGTCCGTTAA
- the rplN gene encoding 50S ribosomal protein L14, which translates to MIQDRSIVVIADNSGAKIGRIFKILGGSKKRYATIGDEVILSVQVAEPRKMVKKKEVLQAVVVRQKAAFRRADGSYIRFDENAVVILEKGKKEPRAGRVFGPIPREMAEMGYQKIASLAPEVV; encoded by the coding sequence ATGATACAAGATCGCTCTATAGTCGTAATAGCAGACAACAGCGGCGCCAAGATCGGCCGCATCTTCAAGATCCTCGGTGGATCAAAGAAGCGCTACGCCACCATCGGTGACGAGGTTATTCTCTCTGTGCAGGTTGCAGAGCCTCGCAAGATGGTTAAGAAGAAAGAAGTTCTTCAGGCAGTGGTGGTACGCCAGAAGGCGGCCTTCCGCCGTGCTGATGGTTCCTACATTCGCTTCGACGAGAACGCGGTGGTAATCCTGGAGAAGGGTAAGAAGGAGCCGCGTGCTGGACGTGTCTTCGGTCCTATCCCGCGCGAGATGGCGGAGATGGGCTATCAGAAGATCGCTTCGCTTGCCCCGGAAGTCGTATAA
- the rpmC gene encoding 50S ribosomal protein L29, producing MSEFAKKTKEELEKELVNKYEGLRKFRFGVAGSSQRNVREGRGLRKDIARIHTALKDK from the coding sequence ATGTCCGAATTCGCTAAGAAAACCAAAGAGGAGCTCGAGAAGGAACTCGTCAATAAGTACGAGGGCCTTCGCAAGTTCCGCTTCGGCGTCGCTGGGAGCTCCCAGCGCAACGTCCGCGAGGGTCGCGGACTCCGCAAGGACATCGCCCGCATCCACACCGCGCTGAAGGATAAATAA
- the rplF gene encoding 50S ribosomal protein L6: MSRVGKQLLAIPKETTVNVSGSTVTVKGPQGELSRVFTPAVSIIVENEQVRFQPKKEGDLQSRALWGTYAAHVANMINGVNKPFEKQLIVEGVGFRAEVAGTSLNMSLGFSHPVKIEIPKGLKVTAEKNVVTVSGIDLEEVGRFAAYVRDQKKPEPYKGKGIRYKTEVLRRKEGKKSA, encoded by the coding sequence ATGTCACGTGTTGGAAAACAACTGCTTGCGATCCCCAAAGAGACTACTGTGAACGTCTCCGGCTCTACTGTCACGGTCAAGGGTCCTCAGGGAGAGCTCTCTCGCGTATTCACCCCGGCGGTAAGCATCATCGTGGAGAACGAGCAGGTGCGCTTCCAGCCGAAGAAGGAGGGTGACCTTCAGAGCCGCGCGCTCTGGGGTACCTACGCGGCGCATGTTGCCAACATGATTAATGGCGTCAACAAGCCGTTTGAGAAGCAGCTCATTGTCGAGGGTGTGGGCTTCCGCGCAGAAGTCGCAGGAACCTCTCTCAACATGAGCCTCGGCTTCTCTCATCCGGTGAAGATCGAGATCCCCAAGGGTCTCAAGGTCACCGCCGAGAAGAACGTCGTCACTGTCTCCGGCATCGATCTCGAGGAGGTAGGGCGCTTCGCTGCCTACGTCCGTGATCAGAAGAAGCCGGAGCCGTACAAGGGCAAGGGCATCCGTTACAAGACCGAAGTGCTCCGCCGTAAGGAGGGCAAGAAGTCTGCATAA
- the secY gene encoding preprotein translocase subunit SecY produces the protein METLTTKFRLFLSDSTLRARVLFVLGILIVFRALAAIPVPGVDALRLEQFFSSNQILGFLDIFSGGGLSSLSIVMLGVGPFITASIIMQLATMLSPRLKAMYQEDGEAGRKRFAQYSRLLSVPLAVIQGLSFLVLLERQQILVSLTPFDFVLNLIIITAGSLLLMWLGELVSEYGVGNGVSLIIFAGIVSQLPTTASQLAFAFDPSQIPVYLGFAAVALLTIAAVVSITEAERPIPVTYARRVRGAKVYGGISTYLPLRVNQAGVIPIIFALSILLFPQMLSNLLSYAGNATINKIGAAVSGFFADQWVYGIGYFVLVFLFTYFYTAVTFDPDSISGNLQKSGAFVPGVRPGTPTSEYLSKILIRITFVGALFLGVIAVLPLIMQGLTGIQALAIGGTALLIVVSVVLDLIRKIDAQVSMREY, from the coding sequence ATGGAAACTCTCACAACCAAGTTCCGTCTCTTCCTGAGCGACTCCACGCTTCGTGCGAGGGTCCTTTTCGTACTCGGTATCCTCATCGTCTTTCGCGCGCTTGCAGCCATTCCCGTACCGGGAGTGGACGCGCTGCGCCTCGAGCAGTTCTTCAGCTCAAATCAGATCTTGGGCTTCCTCGATATCTTCTCGGGTGGCGGCCTCTCCTCTCTCTCTATTGTGATGCTCGGTGTGGGCCCCTTCATCACCGCCTCCATCATCATGCAGCTTGCTACCATGCTCTCCCCGCGCCTCAAGGCGATGTATCAGGAGGATGGGGAAGCGGGCCGCAAGCGCTTCGCTCAGTACTCCCGTCTTCTCTCTGTGCCGCTCGCGGTCATCCAGGGACTGAGCTTCTTGGTGCTCCTCGAGCGTCAGCAGATTCTCGTTTCCCTTACTCCGTTTGATTTTGTACTCAACCTCATCATCATCACCGCGGGCTCCCTCCTCCTCATGTGGCTTGGCGAGCTCGTGAGCGAGTATGGCGTAGGTAACGGCGTCTCCCTCATTATCTTCGCGGGTATCGTCTCGCAGCTCCCGACGACGGCAAGCCAACTTGCCTTCGCCTTCGACCCTTCCCAGATTCCGGTGTATCTCGGCTTCGCTGCGGTCGCTCTCCTCACTATCGCCGCAGTGGTCTCCATCACCGAAGCAGAGCGTCCTATCCCGGTGACCTACGCTCGTCGCGTGCGCGGAGCCAAGGTTTACGGTGGCATCTCTACCTACCTCCCGCTCCGTGTGAACCAGGCAGGCGTCATCCCCATCATCTTCGCGCTCTCTATCCTGCTCTTCCCGCAGATGCTCTCGAACCTGCTCTCGTATGCGGGGAATGCTACGATTAATAAGATTGGTGCTGCGGTGAGCGGTTTCTTCGCCGACCAGTGGGTCTACGGCATCGGCTATTTCGTACTCGTCTTCCTCTTCACCTACTTCTACACGGCGGTGACCTTCGACCCTGACTCCATCTCCGGCAACCTCCAGAAGAGCGGCGCCTTCGTCCCCGGAGTCCGTCCTGGCACTCCTACTTCTGAGTATCTCTCCAAGATCCTCATCCGCATCACCTTCGTCGGTGCGCTCTTCCTCGGTGTGATTGCGGTGCTCCCGCTCATCATGCAGGGTCTTACCGGCATACAGGCACTCGCCATCGGCGGCACTGCGCTCCTCATCGTCGTCTCCGTGGTCCTCGACCTCATTCGCAAGATTGACGCTCAAGTATCGATGCGGGAGTATTAG
- the rpsQ gene encoding 30S ribosomal protein S17, which produces MTPDSTTKKAAKRLEGVVVSTKMKDTVVVAVERYVKHPMYGKYFTKTKRYKAHDAGNVSVMGEKVTIEECAPISKEKHFRVVRS; this is translated from the coding sequence ATGACACCTGATTCTACAACTAAGAAAGCCGCTAAGCGCCTCGAAGGCGTGGTGGTTTCGACCAAGATGAAGGACACCGTAGTGGTGGCGGTGGAGCGCTACGTGAAGCATCCGATGTATGGCAAGTACTTCACCAAGACCAAGCGCTACAAGGCGCATGACGCAGGTAATGTCTCTGTGATGGGGGAGAAGGTCACCATCGAGGAGTGCGCACCTATCTCTAAGGAGAAACATTTCCGCGTCGTACGCTCCTAG
- the rplR gene encoding 50S ribosomal protein L18: MKSARHNSSTRERRRGRIRAKVAGTPERPRLAVFKSNRYLYAQIIDDSKGVTLAHVTSVPKKGGKKSGTPTEAASLIGTTIAKQALEKGVKQVVFDRGGFLYTGKVKLLADAARAGGLTF; this comes from the coding sequence ATGAAATCTGCACGTCACAATTCGAGCACCAGAGAGCGCCGCCGCGGTCGTATCCGCGCCAAGGTGGCAGGTACCCCGGAGCGTCCGCGCCTCGCCGTGTTCAAGTCGAACCGCTATCTCTACGCGCAGATCATCGATGACTCCAAGGGTGTCACCTTGGCTCATGTCACCTCCGTTCCTAAGAAGGGGGGCAAGAAGAGCGGCACTCCTACTGAAGCGGCGAGCCTCATCGGCACCACTATCGCCAAGCAGGCTCTCGAGAAGGGCGTGAAGCAGGTGGTCTTCGACCGCGGCGGCTTCCTCTATACGGGGAAGGTCAAGCTGCTCGCTGATGCCGCTCGCGCCGGGGGACTCACTTTCTAA
- a CDS encoding nucleoside monophosphate kinase: MTPQTFLFMGRSGCGKGTQSKLLSGYLTAQDGRSVYHLEAGPEFRKFFAGEGYPHALSRKLNDVGELQPEFLSVSIWSKLLLENLKEDQHLIVDGAARRYHECGVLDSAFEFYGRETPFVVHVDVSREWSRARMLGRARSDDTMLPIERRLEWFETEVVPAMEFFRENPKYRFITVNGEQSIEAVHAEIVAAIAPHFTHGAH, translated from the coding sequence ATGACTCCTCAAACTTTCCTCTTCATGGGGCGCTCCGGCTGTGGCAAGGGCACCCAGTCTAAGCTGCTCTCCGGCTATCTCACCGCGCAAGATGGGCGTTCCGTCTATCATCTCGAAGCGGGTCCCGAGTTCCGCAAATTCTTTGCAGGGGAGGGTTACCCTCACGCACTCTCTCGAAAGCTCAATGACGTGGGTGAACTCCAGCCGGAATTCCTCTCTGTCTCTATCTGGTCGAAGCTCCTCTTAGAGAATCTCAAGGAGGATCAGCATCTTATCGTGGACGGCGCCGCGCGCCGCTATCACGAATGCGGCGTGCTCGATTCTGCTTTCGAGTTCTATGGCAGGGAGACGCCCTTCGTCGTGCATGTAGACGTATCTCGCGAGTGGTCCCGCGCCCGCATGCTCGGTCGCGCGCGTTCGGACGACACTATGCTTCCTATAGAGCGCAGGCTGGAATGGTTCGAGACCGAAGTCGTGCCTGCCATGGAATTCTTCCGTGAGAATCCTAAGTATCGCTTCATCACCGTAAACGGAGAGCAGTCTATCGAAGCCGTCCACGCCGAAATCGTCGCAGCGATTGCCCCCCATTTTACTCATGGCGCTCATTAA